In one window of Frigoriglobus tundricola DNA:
- a CDS encoding ATP-dependent DNA ligase, producing MKAFAELYAALDATTKTTGKVEALARYFAGATPEDAAWAVYFLSGRKPRQAVPSKRLRLWARELAGVPEWLFDEAYHHVGDVAETVALLLPSADRASDAALSEWVGRRLLPLRDLEEEAQKAAVLRAWAELDAGQRFVWNKLITGEFRVGVSQLLVVRALAQVSKLPADVISHRLMGTWEPTPAFYTGLVAADSGDAERSRPYPFFLAHPLEGDPAALGSVADWQAEWKWDGIRAQVVRRGGQAFVWSRGEELVTDRYPELAAMAAALPDGTVLDGELLPWRRREGAVGEPAGDSPFLNGQVQPFADLQKRIGRKTVSKKLLDEIPVVLVAYDLIEAGGADLRERPLAERRDRLEELVGAVKHPALILSPRLALDSWDALARERTASRERRVEGMMLKRRGSPYRVGRVRGDWWKWKVEPFTVDAVLINAQGGHGKRSGLYTDYTFAVWDGGTLVPIAKAYSGLTDAEIKKVDAFVRANTLEKFGPVRAVRPELVFELGFEGIQLSTRHKSGIAVRFPRMLRWRTDKKPEEADTLGRVKALLNVSAEGWA from the coding sequence GTGAAAGCGTTCGCCGAACTGTACGCCGCGCTCGACGCGACCACCAAGACGACCGGCAAGGTCGAGGCGCTGGCACGCTACTTCGCCGGTGCCACGCCCGAGGACGCCGCGTGGGCGGTGTACTTCCTGAGTGGGCGCAAGCCGCGCCAGGCGGTGCCGTCGAAGCGGCTGCGTCTGTGGGCGCGCGAACTGGCCGGCGTCCCGGAGTGGCTGTTCGACGAGGCGTACCACCACGTCGGCGACGTGGCCGAAACGGTCGCACTCCTGCTCCCGTCGGCCGACCGTGCGTCCGACGCGGCCCTCTCGGAGTGGGTCGGGCGGCGGTTGCTCCCGCTCCGCGACTTGGAGGAAGAAGCACAGAAAGCGGCGGTGCTGCGGGCGTGGGCCGAGTTGGATGCCGGGCAGCGGTTCGTGTGGAACAAGCTCATCACAGGCGAGTTCCGGGTCGGGGTGTCGCAGCTCCTCGTGGTCCGCGCGCTCGCGCAGGTGTCGAAGCTGCCGGCCGACGTGATCTCGCACCGGCTGATGGGGACGTGGGAGCCGACGCCGGCGTTCTACACCGGCCTCGTTGCGGCCGACAGCGGTGATGCCGAACGGAGCCGCCCGTACCCGTTCTTCCTCGCGCACCCGTTGGAAGGCGACCCGGCTGCGCTCGGTTCGGTGGCCGACTGGCAGGCCGAGTGGAAGTGGGACGGCATCCGCGCGCAGGTGGTCCGGCGCGGCGGCCAGGCGTTCGTCTGGTCGCGCGGCGAGGAACTCGTCACCGACCGCTACCCCGAACTTGCGGCGATGGCCGCCGCGCTGCCCGACGGCACCGTGCTCGACGGCGAACTGTTGCCCTGGAGGAGGCGGGAGGGGGCCGTGGGGGAACCCGCGGGGGATTCCCCCTTTCTGAACGGTCAGGTGCAACCGTTCGCGGACCTGCAAAAGCGCATCGGCCGCAAGACGGTCAGCAAGAAACTCCTGGACGAGATCCCCGTCGTGCTGGTCGCCTACGACCTGATCGAAGCAGGCGGCGCGGACCTCCGCGAGCGTCCGCTGGCCGAGCGCCGCGACCGGCTCGAAGAGCTCGTCGGGGCGGTCAAGCACCCGGCGCTCATTCTCTCGCCGCGACTCGCGCTCGACTCGTGGGACGCGCTCGCGCGGGAGCGCACGGCCAGCCGCGAGCGCCGCGTCGAGGGGATGATGCTGAAGCGGCGGGGGTCGCCGTACCGGGTCGGCCGGGTGCGTGGCGACTGGTGGAAGTGGAAGGTCGAGCCGTTCACCGTGGACGCGGTGCTCATCAACGCGCAGGGCGGGCACGGCAAGCGCTCGGGGCTGTACACCGACTACACGTTCGCGGTGTGGGACGGCGGCACACTCGTGCCGATCGCAAAAGCGTACAGCGGCTTAACCGACGCCGAGATCAAGAAAGTCGACGCGTTCGTGCGCGCAAACACACTGGAGAAGTTCGGCCCGGTGCGCGCGGTCAGGCCGGAGCTGGTGTTCGAGCTGGGGTTCGAGGGCATCCAGCTCTCGACGCGGCACAAGTCGGGCATCGCGGTGCGGTTCCCGCGGATGCTCCGCTGGCGGACCGACAAGAAGCCGGAAGAGGCGGACACCCTGGGCCGCGTCAAGGCTCTACTGAACGTGTCTGCGGAGGGCTGGGCGTGA
- a CDS encoding ligase-associated DNA damage response exonuclease has translation MDLITLSEDGLYCPAGDFHIDPWNAVPRAVVTHAHTDHARWGCGKYLVAAPGLHLFRTRLGKDADITTVPHGEVVDHNGVRVSFHPAGHVLGSAQIRLEHCGEVWVVTGDYKLDPDPTCLPFEHVRCHTFITESTFALPVYRWETADVLFGGVNGWWRANRAAGKCSIVYAYALGKAQRVMAGVDASIGPIYTHGAVEKVTRAYRDSGVELPPTTPVSEVVAGAKEKGKGKSKAKPWAGALVIAPPSADGSPWAKKFEPKSEAFASGWMCVRGARRRRAIDRGFVLSDHADWPGLLTAVKESGATRVLATHGFASVLARHLREQGLDADVIATRYGDDDTADAGEEAEA, from the coding sequence GTGGATCTCATCACGCTCAGCGAAGACGGACTGTACTGCCCGGCCGGTGACTTCCACATCGATCCGTGGAACGCGGTGCCGCGTGCGGTCGTCACCCACGCCCACACGGACCACGCCCGCTGGGGCTGCGGTAAGTACCTCGTCGCGGCACCGGGGCTGCATCTGTTCCGCACCCGACTCGGAAAAGACGCCGACATCACCACCGTACCGCACGGCGAAGTCGTCGATCACAATGGCGTCCGCGTCTCGTTCCACCCGGCCGGACACGTCCTCGGTTCGGCACAGATCCGGCTCGAACACTGCGGCGAAGTGTGGGTCGTCACGGGCGATTACAAGCTCGACCCGGATCCGACGTGTCTGCCGTTCGAACACGTCCGCTGTCACACGTTCATCACCGAATCGACGTTCGCGCTGCCCGTCTACCGCTGGGAGACCGCGGACGTGCTGTTCGGAGGGGTGAACGGCTGGTGGCGCGCGAACAGGGCCGCGGGCAAGTGCAGCATCGTGTACGCCTACGCGCTCGGCAAGGCGCAGCGCGTCATGGCGGGCGTGGACGCGAGCATCGGCCCGATCTACACGCACGGCGCGGTCGAGAAGGTGACCCGCGCGTACCGCGACAGCGGTGTCGAACTCCCGCCGACGACGCCCGTGAGCGAGGTCGTCGCGGGTGCGAAGGAAAAGGGTAAGGGAAAGTCGAAGGCGAAGCCGTGGGCCGGGGCTCTGGTGATCGCGCCGCCATCGGCCGACGGGTCGCCGTGGGCCAAGAAGTTCGAGCCGAAGTCGGAGGCGTTCGCGAGCGGGTGGATGTGCGTGCGCGGCGCGCGCCGCCGGCGCGCCATCGACCGCGGTTTCGTGCTGTCCGATCACGCCGACTGGCCCGGCCTGCTCACCGCGGTGAAGGAGAGCGGCGCGACGCGCGTTCTCGCCACGCACGGGTTCGCGTCGGTGCTGGCGCGCCACCTGCGCGAACAGGGGCTGGACGCGGACGTGATCGCGACCCGCTACGGCGACGACGACACCGCCGACGCGGGCGAGGAGGCCGAGGCGTGA
- a CDS encoding class I SAM-dependent methyltransferase, with product MLKSVPHYDAYQSSFHEAFQPELYAIIDALPKAGHAIDVPCGNGFYARRLAEHFGDRLTAADSNDEYLRAARAAVGAPVEVRKADAYELPFEAATFDLVWCAQSLISLAPERAVREMFRVVKPDGVVAILEVDEFHRVLLPWPTELEAALPLAVRAATVQRYGDGCKTSPARRLRGVLKEAGFRSVRRITYPFDRAAPFDPLTVAFLIRHFEYLRSLVYEHLLAPMRKTFDHVTDPDAADSLYRLPDAELICINAVYLALPHSPQPK from the coding sequence ATGCTGAAATCCGTCCCACACTACGACGCCTACCAATCATCGTTTCACGAGGCGTTCCAGCCGGAGCTCTACGCGATCATTGACGCCCTCCCCAAGGCCGGGCACGCGATCGACGTGCCGTGCGGGAACGGGTTCTACGCGCGTCGACTCGCGGAGCACTTCGGTGACCGGCTGACCGCGGCCGATTCCAACGACGAGTACCTGCGGGCGGCTCGCGCTGCGGTTGGTGCTCCCGTCGAGGTTCGGAAGGCGGACGCCTACGAGCTGCCGTTCGAGGCCGCCACGTTCGATCTGGTGTGGTGCGCCCAGAGCCTCATCAGCCTGGCCCCCGAGCGCGCCGTTCGGGAGATGTTCCGGGTGGTCAAACCCGATGGCGTGGTAGCGATTCTGGAAGTGGACGAGTTCCACCGGGTGCTGCTGCCGTGGCCCACGGAGCTGGAGGCGGCACTCCCACTTGCGGTGCGGGCCGCAACCGTGCAACGGTACGGTGACGGGTGCAAGACCTCGCCCGCCCGACGGCTTCGCGGCGTGCTCAAGGAGGCGGGCTTCCGATCCGTTCGCCGAATCACCTACCCGTTCGACCGGGCCGCGCCGTTCGATCCGCTGACGGTCGCGTTCCTCATTCGCCATTTCGAGTACCTGCGGTCACTCGTTTACGAGCACCTGCTGGCTCCGATGCGCAAGACGTTCGACCACGTGACCGACCCGGACGCGGCGGATTCGCTGTACCGGCTGCCCGACGCGGAGCTGATCTGCATCAACGCGGTGTACCTGGCCTTGCCCCACTCGCCTCAGCCGAAATGA